One window of Zalophus californianus isolate mZalCal1 chromosome 3, mZalCal1.pri.v2, whole genome shotgun sequence genomic DNA carries:
- the LOC113919212 gene encoding 60S ribosomal protein L23a-like, giving the protein MLKGIYSHTEKIQMSPTFQGSKTLRLQRQPKYPRRSIPRSNECDHYAIIKSPLTTQSAMKKIEDNNTLVFTVDVKANKHQIKQAMKKLYDIDVAKVNILIRPDGDKKAYI; this is encoded by the coding sequence aTGCTGAAAGGCATCTACAGTCACACAGAAAAGATCCAGATGTCACCTACATTCCAAGGGTCCAAGACACTGCGTCTCCAAAGGCAACCCAAATATCCTCGGAGGAGCATCCCCAGGAGCAACGAGTGTGATCACTATGCCATCATCAAGTCCCCCCTGACTACCCAGTCagctatgaagaaaatagaagacaacaacACACTTGTTTTCACTGTGGATGTCAAGGCTAACAAGCACCAGATCAAACAGGCTATGAAGAAGCTCTATGACATTGATGTGGCCAAAGTCAATATTCTGATCAGGCCTGATGGAGATAAGAAGGCATATATTTGA